The Arcanobacterium wilhelmae region TGCGGGTGAGCATGCGGCAAGTGTTGCGGCGAGCGCAACGGATGCGGTGATGAGAGTACGTCGAGCGAACACTTCGACCCCTTCGTGTGGTGGATTCGAGCGCGGTGCAGGCGCTTAGGTGCACCTAAATTCTAGTTGGTATTTCCTAGATATGGGCCACTCTACCTGTGAGCGTGGCAACGTCTCGTCCACCCGCGGACGGAAGTTGCGCTCACTGTTGGGGCACGAAACGAGCTTCGTACATGGTGGGCCAACGTTTGCCTGTCAGATAGAAACGATCCGTGCCAGGGATCTGCGCGATTCCGTTGAGGACAGCTTCCCGATCGGCGAGTGTGCTCTCGGGGCGTAGTCCACTGGCGTCGATCACCGCAGTAACCCGTCCGGAGACAGGGTCGATCCGCAGGATAGTGTCCGTCACAAACACGTTCGCGTAAATTCCGTCGCTCGTACACGAGAGCTCGTTGAGCGGGCCCGGTGCTGCGCCGTCGAGAGAGACTTTCACGCGGCCGGTTTCCGCGAATGTTTCGCCGTCGCGCCGCACGAGCGTGTCGGTGCCGTTCGACATCCACATTTGCCCGTCGTCGTAGGAGCACAATCCCCACCCTTCGCCGTCGTAATGCGCTTCGGCGGTTTTCGTGAACGTTTTTGCGTCGTATTTGAAGGCTTTGCCGGCCTTGTAGGTCAGGAGCCAGATCGAATCACCCACCCTCGTGGTTCCCTCACCGAAGTATTGTGCGGGCAGATCGATTTTTTGAAGGATCTCGCCGGTCAGCGTTCGGCGCGAAAGGGACGAGGAGCCGGTGAGTCCAGATGAAACCAGGAGGTGGCCGCCTTCCACTTCGATTCCTTCCATGAAGAGGGAGGCGTCGAAGGGGTGCGTGGCGATCGTTTCAACGCGCATGCGTTGTGCGGGCTGGTTGGGTGCTGGCGCAGTCGGTGCGACGACGGCGGACGAGGCGGCCGACGCCGATGAGTCACCTGGCTCAGAGGAAGTGGCTGGTGACGAGCACGCAGCTGTGAAGAGGATGGCCGTCAGTGTGATGGTGAGTGTGAGGGGAGAAAAGCGCATGACACTATTGTGCCTGATATCGTTGCAGGAGATCCGAATATAGGTGACCTTGGTGACGGGGTCTAGACGTACTGTGAAGAACCAGGCACAATGGTTTATCTCGCGATAGTTGAGCGAGGGCGGAGCAGGTATTGCCTGCTCCGCCTTTTCCTTATGCCGCGTTCTTGCTGCGCGTGGTGAAAAACGAGGGCGAATGGGTTGGCCCATTCGCCCTCGCGATGTTTACTTGCGCGCGATCACTTGGTGCGCTTGCCGTAGCGGCGGTTGAACTTCTCAACCTGGCCGGCGGTATCGAGAATACGGCGCTGGCCCGTAAAGAACGGGTGCGACTTATCCGAAACTTCGATGTCGATCACCGGGTAGGTGTTGCCATCTTCCCACTCGATCGTCTGATCCGACGTGCGGGTGGAGCGGGTCAGGAACGTGTAGTTCACCGAGCGGTCACGGAAAACCACCGGGTGGTAATCGGGGTGAATACCCTGCTTCATAATGTCCTCCTTGAAAGAATAGAACCTGAGCCAGCCTACCATCTGCGATAACTGTTCTCACAATTCTTACCTCATTTGGTAAGGCTGAACGCGTCACATTTATTCCAATGCTTCGGCTGGATGGGAGATTTGCAGCCGTCGACGTCGGCGCATCGGTGCCGAGCGAACGCGCGAGTGAGACGGGCCGGCAACGCACGCCGACCGCTCGCTACCATGGAATCACCAATTGCAGTATCGAAGGGATAAGAATGAACGCCGTTGTGGACGCCGTCGCTGGCCGCCTTGATGCATTTGAAGACATGTACCTCGATTTTCACCAGCACCCGGAGCTGTCAATGCAAGAGGATCGCACGCGCGCAGCGATTTCCTCGCGGCTTTCCGAGCTTGGCTATGAGATCCTGGAGATCGGCGGTGGCATCGTTGGCATTCTAGTCAATGGCGAAGGGCCAACAGTTCTCTTCCGTGCGGATATTGATGGTCTGCCTGTACGTGAATCAGACGATAAAGAATATGCCTCACGCGCCCAGCAGGTGAACCGAGCGGGCGAGCACGTGCCTGTGATGCACGCCTGCGGTCACGATTTCCACATTACTGGCGGGCTGGGGGCGGCGGAGTTTCTTGCCGAGCATCGCGATCTGTGGTCGGGCACGTACGTGGCCTTGTTCCAGCCTGGGGAAGAAACCGGCGAGGGAGCGAAGGTGATGGTCGCGGCGGGACTGGTGGACGCCGTGAACGCGGCAACCGGCAATGGCAGAGTCGATGTTGCCCTGGCTCAACATGTGCTCCCCGCCCCTGTTGCAGGCCACGTGGCCACCGTCGTCGGGCCGGTGTTTTCGGCGGCCGCAACGCTACGAATCACCTTCACTGGCCGCGGCTCGCATGGCTCCATGCCGCACCTCGGAATCGACCCGGTTCTCATGGGAGCACATACTGTCACTCGGTTGAACGAGATCGTCTCGCGCGAGCTCGCTCCTGGCGAATTCGGCGTCGTCTCCGTGAATGCGTTCCATGCGGGTGAGGCTGCGAATGTGATCCCCGATTCCTCAGAGCTCCTCGTGAACATCCGGGCTTATTCGGACGAAACATATGAAAAGGAAATTGCAGCGATCCATCGCATCGCACAGGCTGAGGCCGCTGCGAGCGGCGC contains the following coding sequences:
- a CDS encoding glutaminyl-peptide cyclotransferase, with product MRFSPLTLTITLTAILFTAACSSPATSSEPGDSSASAASSAVVAPTAPAPNQPAQRMRVETIATHPFDASLFMEGIEVEGGHLLVSSGLTGSSSLSRRTLTGEILQKIDLPAQYFGEGTTRVGDSIWLLTYKAGKAFKYDAKTFTKTAEAHYDGEGWGLCSYDDGQMWMSNGTDTLVRRDGETFAETGRVKVSLDGAAPGPLNELSCTSDGIYANVFVTDTILRIDPVSGRVTAVIDASGLRPESTLADREAVLNGIAQIPGTDRFYLTGKRWPTMYEARFVPQQ
- a CDS encoding type B 50S ribosomal protein L31: MKQGIHPDYHPVVFRDRSVNYTFLTRSTRTSDQTIEWEDGNTYPVIDIEVSDKSHPFFTGQRRILDTAGQVEKFNRRYGKRTK
- a CDS encoding amidohydrolase, with product MNAVVDAVAGRLDAFEDMYLDFHQHPELSMQEDRTRAAISSRLSELGYEILEIGGGIVGILVNGEGPTVLFRADIDGLPVRESDDKEYASRAQQVNRAGEHVPVMHACGHDFHITGGLGAAEFLAEHRDLWSGTYVALFQPGEETGEGAKVMVAAGLVDAVNAATGNGRVDVALAQHVLPAPVAGHVATVVGPVFSAAATLRITFTGRGSHGSMPHLGIDPVLMGAHTVTRLNEIVSRELAPGEFGVVSVNAFHAGEAANVIPDSSELLVNIRAYSDETYEKEIAAIHRIAQAEAAASGAPAPVVEMFEDTPVVTNDAVVTARVRESLVSVLGEERVDDLVPSTASEDFSIIADAFGAPYCYWGLGGFADPAAAQPNHSPHFVPDLHPTLETGVAAAIAGVLAYLGK